The Paenibacillus sp. J23TS9 genome includes a window with the following:
- a CDS encoding sigma-70 family RNA polymerase sigma factor, whose protein sequence is MNENVTPPESMSEAVGLIWEYQQTKDNEIATVLIKKYEPMVKMAAGKIARNRPDLYEDLYQVGQMALIRLLQQYDISLGIPFEPYAMKSMIGHMKNFLRDKSWYIQVPRRIKEKGALVQHAIDELTVKLERSPNVNEIAAFLDLSAEETVEVLAGRECYHYVSLDSPLSQEETGATLGELISSDVNDYDSVEKRMDLQQALSQLKEQEQKVLLLAFQDGESQRSIAQKLGVSQMSVSRIQKRATEKLKEIMSNSSI, encoded by the coding sequence ATGAACGAAAACGTGACTCCCCCTGAGTCCATGAGCGAGGCTGTTGGTCTGATCTGGGAATACCAGCAGACCAAAGATAACGAAATCGCTACCGTTCTAATAAAAAAATATGAGCCCATGGTGAAAATGGCTGCCGGCAAAATTGCCCGCAACCGCCCGGATTTGTACGAGGATTTATATCAGGTTGGCCAAATGGCGCTGATTCGTTTGCTTCAGCAGTACGATATCAGCCTTGGCATTCCTTTCGAGCCCTATGCCATGAAAAGCATGATTGGCCACATGAAAAATTTCCTCCGCGATAAATCCTGGTACATCCAGGTTCCGCGGCGGATTAAGGAAAAAGGAGCTCTTGTTCAGCATGCCATCGATGAGCTGACGGTAAAGCTTGAACGTTCTCCAAATGTGAATGAAATTGCTGCATTCCTTGATCTATCCGCTGAAGAGACGGTAGAGGTACTCGCCGGACGCGAATGCTACCACTATGTTTCTCTGGATTCTCCTCTTTCGCAGGAAGAGACAGGAGCAACGCTTGGTGAATTGATCAGCTCTGACGTCAATGATTACGACTCTGTAGAGAAAAGAATGGATCTACAGCAGGCTCTCAGCCAATTGAAAGAACAGGAGCAAAAGGTACTTCTGCTTGCTTTCCAGGATGGGGAGTCGCAGCGTTCCATTGCGCAAAAGCTGGGTGTCTCGCAGATGAGCGTATCAAGAATTCAGAAGAGAGCAACCGAAAAACTCAAAGAAATCATGTCTAATTCATCTATATGA